A genomic window from Xenorhabdus cabanillasii includes:
- the feoA gene encoding ferrous iron transporter A, with amino-acid sequence MLLTPNQSYKILGFFPQINPAYRQKLLSLGMLPGSTFQVIRVAPLGDPIQIETRRVNLILRKKDLAFLTLAVNPAE; translated from the coding sequence ATGTTATTGACTCCAAATCAAAGCTATAAAATTCTGGGATTCTTTCCACAGATAAATCCAGCATACAGACAGAAGTTATTGTCTCTGGGAATGTTGCCCGGTTCCACATTTCAGGTCATCCGGGTAGCACCATTGGGCGATCCCATTCAAATAGAAACACGCAGAGTCAATTTAATTCTCCGTAAAAAAGACTTAGCATTCCTTACATTAGCAGTAAATCCAGCAGAATGA
- a CDS encoding pyridoxamine 5'-phosphate oxidase family protein yields MNKYVQSSFELLSNIRFFNLATNDPDAESVWSSTLFYIPKYNPLSLIWYSKQDTRHSQELCMNPCVSGTIYSSITMPDSTLILAGSQFIGHAYQVPDDELQETYDYFFLKTYPDENIRKKKARPITDYYGNAIRRFYELKIEAWWVYDSTLWSEHQDDARVPVPLSDLLHPPKN; encoded by the coding sequence ATGAATAAATATGTCCAAAGCAGTTTTGAGTTACTCAGCAATATAAGATTTTTCAACCTTGCCACTAATGATCCAGACGCAGAATCAGTTTGGTCATCAACACTCTTTTACATTCCTAAATATAATCCATTAAGTTTAATTTGGTATTCAAAACAAGATACCCGACATTCTCAGGAACTGTGCATGAACCCTTGTGTCAGCGGGACAATATACAGCAGCATCACCATGCCTGACTCAACGTTGATACTCGCAGGCTCTCAATTCATTGGCCATGCCTATCAAGTCCCCGACGACGAATTACAAGAAACATATGATTACTTTTTCCTGAAAACTTATCCTGATGAGAATATCAGAAAGAAAAAAGCCCGTCCTATTACTGATTATTATGGTAATGCGATACGCCGTTTCTACGAATTGAAAATTGAAGCATGGTGGGTATATGACTCAACACTTTGGAGTGAACACCAGGATGATGCCCGTGTTCCAGTGCCATTAAGTGACCTGCTTCATCCACCCAAAAATTAA
- a CDS encoding Tex family protein, with protein sequence MNESLSLIIAGELQAQPQQVLAAITLLDEGNTVPFVARYRKEATGGLDDTQLRQLENRLGYLRELSDRRQTILKSIEEQGKLTDELAEAINTTLSKTELEDLYLPYKPKRRTRGQIAIEAGLEPLADLLWQDPQQEPESAATAYVNADKGVADTKAALDGARYILMERFSEDAALLVKIREYLWKNAHLVAKVVEGKEEEGAKFSDYFDHHEAIASVPSHRALAMFRGRNEGILQLSLNADPQFEEASKESYCEQIITEHLNLRLNNAPADNWRKAVVNWTWRIKVLLHMETELMGTLREKAENEAINVFARNLNDLLMAAPAGMRSTMGLDPGLRTGVKVAVVDATGKLLATDTIYPHTGQENKAAAAVAALCTKYNVDLVAIGNGTASRETERFFANVQKQYPDVTAQKVVVSEAGASVYSASELAAQEFPDLDVSLRGAVSIARRLQDPLAELVKIDPKSIGVGQYQHDVSQTLLAKKLDTVVEDCVNSVGVDLNTASVSLLTRVAGLTRSVAQNIVNWRDENGRFNNRGELLKVQRLGPKAFLQCAGFLRINQGDNPLDASTVHPEAYPVVEKILTITEQTLPELMGNPAALRNLKAQDFTTEKFGIPTVTDILKELEKPGRDPRPEFKTATFADGVETMNDLQTGMILEGTVTNVTNFGAFVDIGVHQDGLVHISSLSDRFVEDPHTVVKTGDIVKVKVMDVDLNRKRIALTMRLDEQLGEASARRGNTQGGNRHERNSNERGKNGKGRHNLRSSNSVPLTNSIMSDALAAALDKKR encoded by the coding sequence ATGAATGAATCTTTAAGTCTAATCATTGCTGGTGAGCTACAGGCTCAACCACAACAAGTCCTGGCAGCCATTACCTTACTTGATGAAGGAAATACTGTTCCCTTTGTTGCCCGTTACCGTAAAGAGGCCACCGGTGGTCTGGATGATACACAGCTTCGCCAGCTTGAAAACCGCCTTGGTTATCTGCGCGAACTGTCAGACCGTCGCCAGACTATCCTGAAATCCATTGAAGAACAGGGAAAATTAACGGATGAACTGGCTGAAGCCATTAATACCACACTGAGCAAAACCGAACTGGAAGACCTCTATCTGCCCTATAAACCTAAGCGCCGTACCCGTGGGCAGATTGCCATTGAAGCCGGGCTGGAACCATTGGCGGATCTGCTGTGGCAAGACCCACAGCAAGAACCGGAATCGGCTGCAACTGCTTATGTTAACGCTGACAAAGGTGTTGCAGATACCAAAGCCGCACTGGATGGTGCCCGCTATATCCTGATGGAACGTTTTTCTGAAGATGCCGCTTTATTGGTGAAAATACGTGAATATTTGTGGAAAAATGCACATCTGGTTGCCAAAGTTGTTGAAGGTAAAGAGGAAGAAGGTGCCAAATTCAGCGATTACTTTGACCATCATGAAGCCATCGCCTCTGTACCATCCCATCGCGCCCTTGCCATGTTCCGCGGACGCAATGAAGGTATCCTGCAACTGTCCCTGAATGCCGATCCTCAATTTGAAGAAGCATCTAAGGAAAGTTATTGCGAACAGATCATCACAGAGCATTTGAACCTGCGCCTGAATAACGCGCCGGCTGATAATTGGCGCAAGGCTGTCGTGAACTGGACATGGCGCATTAAGGTGCTGTTGCATATGGAAACCGAACTGATGGGGACGCTGCGCGAAAAAGCTGAAAATGAAGCGATCAACGTTTTCGCCCGCAACCTGAATGATCTGTTGATGGCAGCACCTGCGGGTATGCGCTCCACAATGGGATTAGATCCGGGTCTCCGCACAGGAGTAAAAGTTGCAGTCGTAGATGCGACAGGCAAACTGCTCGCTACGGATACCATTTACCCGCATACTGGTCAGGAAAACAAAGCAGCAGCCGCCGTTGCAGCTTTGTGTACCAAATACAATGTTGACCTGGTAGCCATCGGTAATGGTACTGCATCCCGTGAAACAGAACGCTTCTTTGCTAATGTTCAGAAACAGTATCCTGACGTCACTGCGCAGAAAGTCGTGGTCAGTGAAGCTGGCGCATCTGTTTACTCCGCTTCAGAGCTGGCCGCACAAGAATTCCCTGATTTAGATGTTTCTCTGCGTGGTGCTGTCTCCATCGCCCGCCGTCTGCAAGATCCCCTGGCGGAACTGGTGAAAATCGATCCTAAATCCATTGGTGTCGGCCAGTATCAGCACGATGTCAGCCAAACCCTGCTTGCCAAAAAACTGGATACGGTAGTTGAGGACTGTGTGAACAGTGTTGGTGTCGACCTGAATACTGCATCAGTTTCCTTGCTGACTCGTGTAGCCGGCCTGACTCGTTCTGTTGCCCAAAATATCGTGAATTGGCGTGACGAGAATGGTCGTTTCAACAACCGTGGAGAATTGCTGAAAGTTCAACGGCTTGGACCAAAAGCCTTCCTGCAATGTGCAGGCTTCCTGCGCATAAATCAGGGTGATAACCCGCTGGATGCTTCCACCGTTCACCCGGAAGCCTATCCGGTCGTTGAAAAAATTCTGACAATAACAGAACAGACTCTGCCGGAACTGATGGGCAATCCAGCCGCTCTGCGCAATTTAAAGGCTCAGGATTTCACAACTGAAAAATTCGGTATTCCGACAGTAACCGATATCCTGAAAGAGTTGGAAAAACCCGGTCGTGACCCACGCCCTGAGTTCAAAACAGCCACTTTCGCCGACGGTGTTGAAACAATGAATGACCTGCAAACAGGTATGATTCTGGAAGGCACTGTCACCAATGTCACCAACTTCGGTGCTTTCGTTGATATTGGCGTGCATCAGGATGGATTAGTGCACATCTCTTCCCTATCCGATCGCTTTGTGGAAGATCCACACACTGTCGTGAAAACAGGTGATATTGTGAAAGTCAAAGTGATGGATGTTGACCTGAACCGTAAACGTATTGCCCTCACTATGCGCCTTGATGAACAGCTGGGCGAAGCATCAGCTCGCCGTGGCAACACGCAGGGTGGCAATCGACATGAACGTAATAGCAATGAACGCGGCAAAAATGGCAAAGGTCGCCATAATCTCCGTTCATCAAATTCCGTACCATTGACCAACAGTATCATGAGTGATGCGTTGGCTGCCGCTCTTGATAAAAAACGTTAA
- the greB gene encoding transcription elongation factor GreB: protein MGKSNYITREGWLALDQELKYLWKIERPKVTQAVSDAAALGDRSENAEYIYGKKRLREIDRRVRFLSKRLDVLQIVDADPRQEGKVFFGAWVKVENENAEEYIFRLVGPDEFDPGKKWISIDSPVARALLGKQVDDEITVMTPNGKVVYWILEISYQPLEA from the coding sequence ATGGGCAAAAGTAACTACATTACCCGAGAAGGCTGGCTGGCGCTTGATCAGGAACTGAAGTATCTCTGGAAAATTGAGCGCCCAAAAGTTACTCAGGCTGTATCTGATGCAGCCGCATTGGGGGATCGTTCAGAAAATGCAGAATATATTTATGGTAAAAAAAGGTTAAGGGAAATTGACCGCCGTGTGCGTTTTTTATCCAAGAGATTGGATGTTCTGCAAATTGTGGATGCTGATCCGCGGCAGGAAGGAAAAGTTTTTTTTGGGGCCTGGGTTAAAGTCGAAAACGAAAACGCTGAAGAATATATTTTTCGCTTAGTGGGGCCGGATGAATTTGACCCTGGCAAAAAATGGATTTCAATTGATTCACCTGTGGCAAGGGCGCTGCTTGGTAAGCAGGTCGATGATGAAATTACCGTCATGACACCTAATGGTAAAGTGGTTTACTGGATATTGGAAATTAGTTACCAGCCATTGGAAGCATAA
- the ompR gene encoding two-component system response regulator OmpR: MQESYKILVVDDDMRLRVLLERYLSEQGFQVRCVANAEQMDRLLTRESIQLIVLDLMLPGEDGLSICRRLRSQHNPIPIIMISAKGEEVDRIVGLEIGADDYLAKPFNPRELLARIRAVLRRHSNELSGAPTPDNAIVTFGKFKLDLGTREMFHKDEQLSLTSGEFSVLKALVSHPREPLSRDKLMSLARGREYGAMERSIDVQVSRLRRLIEEDPAHPRYIQTVWGLGYVFVPDGSKE; the protein is encoded by the coding sequence ATGCAAGAGAGTTATAAAATCCTTGTTGTTGATGATGATATGCGTTTACGCGTATTGCTAGAGCGCTATTTGTCGGAGCAGGGTTTTCAAGTTCGTTGTGTTGCAAATGCAGAGCAGATGGATCGCTTGTTGACCAGAGAATCTATTCAATTGATTGTTCTGGATTTAATGCTGCCGGGCGAAGATGGGTTATCTATCTGTCGAAGATTGAGAAGTCAGCATAACCCGATCCCCATCATTATGATCTCCGCGAAAGGGGAAGAAGTTGATCGGATTGTTGGTCTGGAAATCGGTGCGGATGATTACCTTGCAAAACCTTTTAACCCGCGGGAACTATTGGCACGTATCCGTGCTGTCCTGCGCCGTCACTCTAATGAATTGTCTGGTGCTCCGACACCGGATAACGCGATAGTCACCTTTGGTAAGTTTAAGCTGGATCTTGGAACTCGTGAAATGTTTCATAAAGATGAACAACTGTCCCTGACCAGTGGTGAATTCTCTGTACTGAAAGCATTGGTATCTCATCCCCGCGAACCTTTATCACGGGATAAGCTGATGAGTCTGGCACGAGGCAGGGAGTACGGTGCTATGGAGCGTTCCATTGATGTGCAGGTTTCCCGTTTACGTCGTTTGATTGAAGAAGATCCCGCCCATCCTCGTTATATCCAGACTGTTTGGGGGTTGGGGTATGTTTTTGTTCCTGATGGTAGTAAAGAATAA
- a CDS encoding ATP-binding protein: MLNYILISVLTTVLSVSTAFWFYLRAQKQPLTAIQQAIIKMGKGKIVTPLPESGAPAIQSVIRAFNQMSVRVKSLEDERVIFMAGISHDLRTPLTRIRLAIEMIGGEDDFLRESINRDIEECDTIINQFINYQRSGLDAIIVRCELNQLIEDVIGAEKAVMAEKTSAENNSAGKNIEDNLSAAPVFIMANPLSVKRVLANMFTNAHRYGNGWIRISSGATEQFGWFQIEDNGTGITQEEAATLFQPFRQGKQSYSNKLDHHNSGVGLGLAIIRLIIDKHDGYLDVGRSERGGLSIRAYIPLATESLVIEPSAIDDKL, from the coding sequence ATGTTAAATTATATCCTCATCAGTGTGTTGACGACAGTATTATCAGTTTCTACGGCATTCTGGTTTTACCTGCGTGCCCAAAAACAGCCCTTAACTGCCATACAGCAAGCAATAATAAAAATGGGAAAAGGGAAAATCGTTACGCCATTACCTGAATCGGGAGCACCTGCCATCCAGTCAGTTATCCGGGCATTTAATCAAATGTCGGTGAGGGTTAAATCATTGGAAGATGAGCGTGTCATATTTATGGCAGGCATAAGCCATGACTTACGCACTCCACTGACTCGTATACGGTTAGCGATCGAAATGATTGGTGGAGAAGATGATTTTCTGCGTGAGTCGATCAATCGTGATATTGAAGAGTGCGACACCATCATTAATCAATTCATTAATTACCAGCGGTCTGGGCTGGATGCCATAATAGTCCGCTGTGAATTAAATCAACTTATTGAAGACGTGATTGGTGCAGAAAAAGCAGTAATGGCAGAGAAGACGAGCGCAGAAAATAATAGTGCCGGAAAAAATATTGAAGATAACCTGTCCGCTGCTCCTGTTTTTATTATGGCTAATCCACTTTCAGTTAAACGTGTTCTGGCGAATATGTTCACTAATGCTCATCGCTATGGCAACGGCTGGATCCGCATCAGTAGTGGGGCTACTGAACAGTTTGGCTGGTTTCAAATAGAAGATAATGGGACAGGTATAACACAAGAAGAAGCAGCGACTTTGTTTCAGCCTTTCAGGCAGGGAAAACAGAGTTACAGTAATAAACTCGATCATCATAATAGTGGCGTCGGCTTGGGGCTTGCTATTATCCGCCTCATTATCGACAAACATGACGGTTATCTTGATGTGGGCAGAAGTGAGAGAGGTGGGTTATCCATTCGCGCCTATATTCCATTGGCGACCGAATCATTAGTCATAGAACCATCAGCCATAGATGACAAGTTATGA
- the pstS gene encoding phosphate ABC transporter substrate-binding protein PstS: MKSMRITAAGIMVTVFAMTSLSSFAATTFVATTSLTGAGATFPAPIYTKWADSYQKETGNKINYQGIGSSGGVKQIIANTVDFGASDAPLTDNKLASEGLFQFPTVIGGIVLAVNLQGIKSGQLVLDGKTLGDIYLGTIKKWNDPAIAKLNPDLKLPDQNIVVVRRADGSGTSFVFTSYLSKVNSDWKAKVGAGSTVKWPIGLGGKGNDGIAAFVQRLPGSIGYVEYAYAKQNNLAYTKLVAADGKVIAPTETNFSAAAKEADWSKSFAQDLTNQPGENAWPITSTTFILIHKQQKNTTHGVEVLKFFDWAYEKGSEQAKALDYAVLPKAVIEQVRAAWKNDIKDKHGNALY; encoded by the coding sequence ATGAAATCAATGCGTATCACCGCGGCAGGCATCATGGTAACAGTATTTGCTATGACGTCTTTGTCTTCATTTGCTGCAACTACCTTTGTTGCAACGACCAGCTTGACGGGAGCTGGTGCGACATTCCCGGCACCGATATATACCAAGTGGGCAGATTCTTATCAAAAAGAGACGGGTAATAAAATCAATTATCAGGGGATTGGTTCTTCTGGTGGTGTAAAACAGATTATTGCCAACACGGTTGATTTTGGTGCCTCAGATGCCCCACTTACTGATAACAAACTGGCTTCTGAAGGTTTATTCCAGTTTCCGACCGTGATTGGCGGTATTGTGCTGGCGGTAAACCTTCAGGGTATCAAATCCGGCCAATTGGTATTAGATGGCAAAACCCTCGGTGACATCTATTTGGGAACCATCAAAAAATGGAATGATCCCGCCATTGCGAAATTGAATCCGGATCTCAAATTACCTGATCAAAATATTGTGGTGGTTCGCCGTGCGGATGGTTCCGGTACTTCCTTTGTTTTCACCAGCTACCTGTCCAAAGTCAACAGCGACTGGAAAGCAAAAGTCGGGGCAGGTTCTACAGTGAAATGGCCGATCGGACTGGGCGGCAAAGGTAATGATGGCATTGCGGCGTTCGTCCAGCGTCTGCCCGGCTCCATTGGTTATGTTGAATATGCTTATGCGAAACAAAATAATCTCGCCTATACCAAGTTGGTAGCCGCTGATGGAAAAGTTATCGCGCCTACCGAAACTAATTTCAGTGCGGCAGCAAAAGAGGCGGACTGGAGCAAAAGTTTCGCACAGGATTTAACTAATCAACCCGGCGAAAATGCATGGCCGATCACTTCAACGACGTTCATCTTAATTCATAAACAGCAGAAAAATACCACACATGGGGTAGAAGTCCTGAAATTCTTTGACTGGGCCTACGAGAAGGGCAGTGAGCAAGCGAAGGCACTGGATTATGCTGTGTTGCCAAAAGCCGTCATTGAACAGGTACGTGCAGCCTGGAAAAATGACATAAAAGATAAGCACGGTAATGCATTGTATTAA
- the pstC gene encoding phosphate ABC transporter permease PstC, which produces MHKTVQKAPGKHGDIIFSTLVRLAALMTLFLLGGIIISLLIAAWPSMQTFGFTFLWNKDWDAPAGIFGALVPIYGTLVTSLIALIIAVPVSFGIALFLTELAPNWLKRPLGVAIELLAAIPSIVYGMWGLFVFAPLFATYFQQPVGDVLSSIPVVGELFSGPAFGIGILAAGIILAIMIIPYIASVMRDVFEQTPVMMKESAYGIGCTTWEVIWHIVLPYTKNGVIGGVMLGLGRALGETMAVTFIIGNTYQLDSLSLYMPGNSITSALANEFAEAESGLHTSALMELGLILFVITFIVLALSKLMIMRLSGNEGR; this is translated from the coding sequence ATGCATAAGACAGTACAGAAAGCACCAGGTAAACACGGTGATATTATTTTCAGTACGCTGGTCAGGCTGGCGGCTCTGATGACGTTATTTCTGTTGGGAGGCATTATCATCTCGCTGCTCATTGCTGCCTGGCCGAGCATGCAGACGTTTGGTTTTACTTTTCTATGGAATAAAGATTGGGATGCACCTGCGGGGATCTTCGGTGCATTAGTACCGATTTATGGCACATTAGTGACCTCATTGATTGCCCTGATTATTGCCGTTCCGGTCAGTTTTGGCATCGCTCTGTTTTTGACAGAGCTGGCACCAAACTGGCTGAAACGGCCGCTTGGTGTGGCAATTGAATTATTGGCGGCGATCCCGAGTATCGTTTATGGCATGTGGGGGCTGTTTGTCTTTGCCCCGCTTTTTGCCACCTATTTCCAGCAACCTGTCGGTGATGTGTTGTCGAGTATTCCTGTCGTAGGAGAACTGTTTTCCGGCCCGGCTTTCGGCATTGGTATTCTGGCTGCGGGCATCATTCTTGCCATCATGATTATTCCCTATATCGCTTCTGTGATGCGCGATGTATTTGAGCAAACGCCCGTTATGATGAAAGAGTCGGCTTATGGGATTGGCTGTACAACATGGGAAGTGATTTGGCATATCGTCCTGCCTTACACCAAAAATGGGGTAATCGGCGGTGTGATGCTGGGCCTGGGGCGTGCTCTGGGAGAAACCATGGCAGTGACTTTTATTATCGGCAATACCTATCAACTGGACAGCCTCTCCCTCTATATGCCGGGAAACAGCATTACTTCAGCATTGGCAAATGAATTTGCCGAAGCGGAATCTGGTCTGCATACCTCTGCGTTGATGGAACTGGGGCTGATTTTATTTGTGATCACTTTTATTGTTCTCGCGTTATCAAAATTGATGATCATGCGTCTGTCCGGGAACGAGGGACGTTGA
- the pstA gene encoding phosphate ABC transporter permease PstA → MVRIDKRHRLQAWRRQKNHLALFLSMATMAFGLFWLIWILISTITKGIDGMSLALFTEMTPPPNTEGGGLANAIVGSGLLIFWATVFGTPLGIMAGIYLAEYGRRSPLAEVIRFINDILLSAPSIVVGLFVYTVVVTKMQHFSGWAGIIALALLQIPIVIRTTENMLKLVPDNLREAAYALGTPKWKMISAITLKASISGIITGVLLAIARIAGETAPLLFTSLSNQFWSTNLSQPIANLPVTIFKFAMSPFSDWQQLAWAGVLLITLCVLLINILARLLFAKKKF, encoded by the coding sequence ATGGTAAGAATTGATAAACGCCATAGGTTGCAAGCCTGGCGGCGTCAGAAAAATCATCTCGCCCTGTTTCTGTCTATGGCAACAATGGCGTTCGGTTTGTTCTGGCTGATTTGGATTTTGATCTCCACAATCACTAAAGGCATTGATGGTATGTCTCTGGCATTATTTACCGAAATGACGCCACCGCCCAACACAGAAGGAGGCGGGCTGGCAAACGCCATTGTTGGCAGTGGACTCCTGATCTTCTGGGCAACGGTGTTCGGTACGCCATTGGGAATTATGGCGGGTATTTATCTTGCTGAGTATGGCCGTCGTTCTCCGCTGGCTGAGGTGATCCGCTTTATCAATGATATCCTGCTTTCTGCCCCTTCCATTGTTGTAGGGCTGTTTGTTTACACGGTCGTTGTGACAAAAATGCAGCATTTCTCCGGTTGGGCAGGGATCATCGCGCTGGCTCTGTTACAAATCCCGATTGTTATCCGCACAACGGAAAATATGTTGAAACTGGTGCCGGATAACCTGCGTGAAGCAGCTTATGCACTGGGAACACCGAAATGGAAAATGATCTCCGCCATTACGTTGAAAGCTTCAATATCGGGCATTATTACCGGTGTGTTACTGGCCATTGCCCGTATTGCAGGGGAAACCGCCCCATTGTTATTCACCTCGCTTTCCAACCAGTTCTGGAGCACTAACCTCAGTCAGCCAATTGCCAATCTGCCTGTCACCATATTCAAATTTGCTATGAGTCCATTCTCTGACTGGCAGCAACTGGCATGGGCCGGGGTTTTACTGATTACCTTGTGTGTACTGTTGATTAATATTTTGGCGCGGTTGTTATTTGCCAAGAAGAAATTCTGA
- the pstB gene encoding phosphate ABC transporter ATP-binding protein PstB — translation MSKANDVAGSKIQVRNLNFYYGKFHALKNITLDIAQNKVTAFIGPSGCGKSTLLRTFNKMYELYGEQKAEGEILLDETNILTDKQDIALLRAKVGMVFQKPTPFPMSIYDNIAFGVRLFEKLSRAEMDERVRWALTKAALWNETKDKLHQSGYSLSGGQQQRLCIARAIAIRPEVLLLDEPCSALDPISTGRIEELISELKSEYTVVIVTHNMQQAARCSDYTAFMYLGELIEFSDTDILFTTPKMKQTEDYITGRYG, via the coding sequence ATGAGTAAAGCCAATGATGTTGCAGGAAGTAAGATTCAGGTACGTAATCTGAATTTCTATTATGGCAAATTCCATGCACTGAAAAATATTACGTTGGATATTGCACAGAATAAGGTAACTGCTTTCATTGGTCCGTCAGGATGTGGCAAATCAACATTACTGCGTACTTTTAACAAAATGTATGAACTGTATGGAGAACAGAAGGCAGAAGGCGAGATCCTGCTGGATGAAACGAATATTCTGACCGATAAACAGGATATTGCCTTGTTACGAGCCAAAGTAGGCATGGTTTTTCAGAAGCCGACGCCATTTCCGATGTCGATTTACGACAATATCGCTTTTGGCGTGCGTTTGTTTGAAAAACTCTCAAGAGCTGAGATGGATGAGCGAGTCCGGTGGGCGCTGACAAAAGCCGCATTGTGGAACGAAACCAAAGATAAGTTACACCAGAGTGGTTACAGCCTGTCCGGAGGTCAGCAGCAGCGTTTGTGTATTGCCCGTGCTATCGCTATCCGCCCGGAAGTTCTGTTACTGGATGAGCCTTGCTCTGCTCTCGACCCGATTTCTACAGGACGTATTGAAGAACTGATCAGTGAACTGAAATCGGAATATACCGTAGTGATCGTTACACACAATATGCAGCAGGCGGCACGTTGTTCTGATTATACGGCTTTTATGTACCTCGGTGAGTTGATTGAGTTCAGTGACACTGACATCTTGTTCACCACACCGAAAATGAAGCAGACCGAAGATTATATTACTGGTCGTTATGGTTGA
- the phoU gene encoding phosphate signaling complex protein PhoU, whose amino-acid sequence MDNLNFGKHISGQFNAELEHIRTELMAMGGVVEEQLSKAILAMHNQDKQLAQQVIEDDQKVNMMEVAIDEACVRIIAKRQPAASDLRLIMVISKTIAELERIGDVANKICQTALEKFSHQQQPLLVSLESLGWHTIRMLHDVLDAFARMDLQEAIRIYREDKKVDQEYEGIVRQLMTYMMEDPRTIPSIMTALLCARSIERIGDRCQNICEFIFYYVKGQDFRHVGGDKLEELLTKDE is encoded by the coding sequence ATGGACAATCTGAATTTCGGCAAGCACATTTCTGGTCAGTTCAATGCTGAACTGGAACATATCCGTACTGAATTAATGGCAATGGGTGGTGTGGTAGAAGAGCAGCTCAGTAAGGCGATTCTGGCGATGCACAATCAGGATAAACAGTTAGCCCAACAAGTCATTGAAGATGACCAGAAAGTTAACATGATGGAAGTGGCGATAGATGAAGCCTGTGTTCGTATCATTGCCAAACGCCAGCCTGCTGCAAGTGATCTGCGCCTGATAATGGTTATCTCAAAGACTATTGCTGAGCTGGAGCGTATTGGTGATGTTGCGAATAAAATTTGTCAGACGGCGCTGGAGAAATTTTCTCATCAACAGCAACCGTTGCTGGTCAGTCTGGAATCTTTGGGCTGGCATACCATTCGGATGCTGCATGATGTGTTGGATGCTTTTGCCCGTATGGATTTGCAAGAAGCCATTCGTATCTATCGTGAAGATAAAAAAGTAGATCAGGAATATGAAGGCATTGTGCGCCAGTTAATGACTTATATGATGGAAGATCCACGTACTATTCCAAGCATCATGACCGCACTTTTATGTGCCCGTTCTATTGAACGTATTGGCGATCGTTGTCAGAACATTTGTGAATTTATCTTCTATTACGTCAAAGGACAGGATTTTCGCCATGTTGGGGGCGATAAACTGGAAGAATTGCTTACTAAAGATGAATAA